One Methanomassiliicoccales archaeon genomic window carries:
- the hypA gene encoding hydrogenase maturation nickel metallochaperone HypA, which translates to MHEVSVMASIVEAVLEELKKYEVERVEEVDLLIGELTFLGREQLEFAFDVVTRGTILEGSKLMISEEKLEVDCTSCGYTGPVSYIEGTRDHMVPDLSCPKCGAAVKVVKGKGCQVTSLKVVGR; encoded by the coding sequence GTGCACGAGGTATCGGTAATGGCCAGCATCGTGGAGGCCGTGCTCGAAGAGCTGAAAAAATATGAGGTGGAGCGAGTGGAAGAGGTGGATCTGCTCATCGGGGAACTCACTTTCCTAGGTCGAGAGCAGCTGGAATTCGCCTTCGATGTTGTCACTAGGGGAACGATCCTTGAGGGGTCGAAGTTAATGATCTCAGAGGAGAAATTGGAAGTAGATTGCACATCATGCGGATACACAGGGCCAGTCTCTTATATAGAAGGGACCAGGGATCACATGGTCCCTGATCTCAGCTGCCCGAAATGTGGGGCAGCGGTAAAAGTAGTGAAGGGCAAAGGATGCCAGGTAACATCTCTAAAGGTGGTGGGGCGCTGA
- the nth gene encoding endonuclease III codes for MARGSKDARIILENMRRVCPEGVFPGHNQGRRGDWELDAFHILISTVLSQRTKDSNTFSASSALFREFNTPEQIANAPLDRLKSLVRPAGFPEAKAKAIKEIARIIHEEMGGQVPADREELMRLPMVGRKTANCVLAYAFKKDAICVDTHVHRISNRIGLVRTNDPEETELALMKIIPQELWRDVNSYMVRFGQRICLPRNPRCYRCPLTKFCDFYTISEKGEKVRSHASRTPKGR; via the coding sequence ATGGCCCGCGGTAGCAAAGACGCCCGTATCATTCTTGAGAACATGCGCCGCGTTTGCCCTGAGGGCGTATTTCCTGGCCATAATCAAGGGAGGAGAGGAGATTGGGAACTTGATGCATTTCACATTCTCATCTCTACCGTGCTTTCGCAGAGGACCAAGGACTCCAATACCTTCTCCGCCTCCTCTGCCCTCTTCAGAGAATTCAACACTCCTGAGCAGATAGCCAATGCACCTTTGGATAGACTGAAGTCCCTGGTCAGGCCAGCGGGCTTTCCCGAGGCCAAGGCCAAGGCCATAAAGGAGATAGCGAGAATTATCCATGAGGAAATGGGGGGGCAGGTCCCTGCGGATAGGGAAGAGCTGATGCGCCTGCCGATGGTGGGCAGGAAGACGGCCAATTGTGTTCTCGCCTATGCCTTTAAAAAAGATGCCATTTGTGTTGATACACATGTGCATCGCATCTCCAATCGTATTGGGCTGGTGAGGACCAATGATCCCGAGGAGACAGAGCTGGCTTTGATGAAGATAATCCCCCAGGAGTTATGGAGAGATGTAAACTCATACATGGTGCGCTTCGGTCAGAGGATATGCCTTCCTCGAAACCCTCGGTGCTATCGATGCCCTTTGACCAAATTTTGTGATTTTTACACCATCTCGGAAAAAGGAGAAAAAGTTCGTAGCCATGCTTCTCGTACGCCAAAAGGAAGATAA